One Limnothrix sp. FACHB-406 genomic window, GCTCCGGTGTTGGCCCTGCGGGCCAAGGCGCAACTCCAAGGGGGCGATCGGGCTGGGGCCAGCCAAACCTGGCAAACCCTGCTGAAGCAATTTCCCCAGGATCCGGCCACGGCGGAAGCGCTCTATGGGTTGGGTCAACAGGATCCAAAGTGGCTCGATCGCCTGGTGGCGGCCGATTCTCCCTGGAAATCGCATCCCCGGGCGATCGCGGTAGCCAAGCAACGGTTAGCCCAAACGCCCGATCGCCCCGACTGGTTCCTATATCTATTGCGCCATGCCCCCGATGCGCGGGACGTGGGCAACTATCTGGGGCCCTTAGAAAGTCAGTTCGCCACTGCTATCACCCCCGCCGATTGGGCCACGATCGGGCGGATCTATTGGGATCGTCGTCAATACGCCAAGGCCGGTGATGCCTACGCCAAAGCCACGCCCAGCCCGCTCCATGCCTATCGGGCCGGGCGGGGGGCCCAACTGGGCGGCAAACGGCCCGAGGCGATCGCCCGCTATCGTCGCCTGATTCAGCAATTTCCCCAAGCTCCGGAAGCGGCCTTTGGCATGACCCGTTTGGCCCGGTTAGTGCCGCCGGCCGAAGGTTTGGCCCTGCTCGATCGCGCCCTGGCCAACCCCAACCATGCCCCTCGGGCCCTGCTGGAGCGAGTGCGGATCCTGAAAAATCAGCAACAGCCCACCACGGCCGATCGCGATCGACTCTTCAAAACCTTCAGCAACAGCGACGCGGCCGGCGATTTGCGCTGGCAACTGGCCGAGGAAGCCGCCACCACCAGCCCCCAAGCGGCCCGCCAATGGGCGATCGCCCTGGTGCAACAGAACCCTGAGCATGAGGATGCCCCTCGGGCCAGCTTTTGGGCCGGGCAATGGGCCGCCCAGTTGGGAGACCAAGCTGCCGCCCAAGCGGCCTACCGCCACACCCTGCAACAGTATCCCGAGTCCTACTACGCCTGGCGATCGGCGGTGAAGTTGGGGTTACCGGTCGGAGATTTCACCACCATTCGATCGGGGCAACCCACCCTGCAACCACCGCCCCCCCGCGCTCCCTTACCCGCCGGATCGCCCACCCTGCAAGCGCTCTATCAACTGGAGCAAGACCGCGCTGCCTTTGACTATTGGCAAACGGAATTCCAAAACCGCAACCAGCCCACCTTTGCAGAGCAATATACGGACGGCACGTTGCGACTGGGCAATGGCGATTATTTAGCCGGTCTTTTCGCCCTGGCCAATTTGCGGTGGCGAGAGGAACCGGGCGATCGGGAACAGTTTGCGGCCGCCCGTCGAGACTTGAACTATTGGCGGCGGCTCTATCCCCGTCCCTATTGGGATGCGATCGCCGCCGGGGCCCGGGCCCAAAATCTGAATCCAGCCCTCGTGTTGGGGCTAATTCGCCAAGAGTCTCACTTTGAGCGCGACATCCGCTCGATCGCCAATGCCGTGGGCTTAATGCAGGTGTTGCCTTCCACGGGCGAATGGGTAGCCAACAAAATCGGCTTCAAGGATTACACCCTGGAAAATCCCCCGGACAACATCAAACTCGGCACTTGGTTTTTGGACTATACCCACCGGGAATATAACAACAACAGTCTGCTAGCCGTCGCCGCCTACAACGCCGGGCCGGGCAATG contains:
- a CDS encoding transglycosylase SLT domain-containing protein, encoding MKFATWTVGLRHLWRDRPWVVGLGAAGAVALGVGAALSPMGDWLANRQANQSPTMGLAEVAAARIHQETPSPEAKDPKAAKVPPLTELAESASPLTRSGARYVLATEALSVKDHGTALKWLENADDPVLLAPVLALRAKAQLQGGDRAGASQTWQTLLKQFPQDPATAEALYGLGQQDPKWLDRLVAADSPWKSHPRAIAVAKQRLAQTPDRPDWFLYLLRHAPDARDVGNYLGPLESQFATAITPADWATIGRIYWDRRQYAKAGDAYAKATPSPLHAYRAGRGAQLGGKRPEAIARYRRLIQQFPQAPEAAFGMTRLARLVPPAEGLALLDRALANPNHAPRALLERVRILKNQQQPTTADRDRLFKTFSNSDAAGDLRWQLAEEAATTSPQAARQWAIALVQQNPEHEDAPRASFWAGQWAAQLGDQAAAQAAYRHTLQQYPESYYAWRSAVKLGLPVGDFTTIRSGQPTLQPPPPRAPLPAGSPTLQALYQLEQDRAAFDYWQTEFQNRNQPTFAEQYTDGTLRLGNGDYLAGLFALANLRWREEPGDREQFAAARRDLNYWRRLYPRPYWDAIAAGARAQNLNPALVLGLIRQESHFERDIRSIANAVGLMQVLPSTGEWVANKIGFKDYTLENPPDNIKLGTWFLDYTHREYNNNSLLAVAAYNAGPGNVNRWVKQFGTADLDRFVEQIPFSETRGYVENVLGNYWNYLRLYNPETQAILQPFQADSKPKNSP